Genomic DNA from Acidobacteriota bacterium:
TGGTCACGCTGCGCGATGTCGAAGGGATCGAGGCCGGGGACGTGTGTAACATGCTGGCCATCAGCGAGACTAATCAGCGGGTGCTCCTGCACCGCGCCAGGACGAAAGTGCGCGCGGCGCTGGAGAAACACCTGAAGCGGGGCTGAAGCCGCGGCGTGCCGCGGCCGACCGAACTGAATCAAGATGTTGAACTGCCGGGAGATCACCCAGCGCGCGAGCGGCTACCTTGATGGCGCCCTGCCGTGGCACGTGCGCCTGGAAGTACGGTTGCACCTGATGATGTGCCGGTTCTGCCGGGAGTACGTCCGCCAGATGGCCCTGGTCATGCAGGCGCTTCGCCGGCTTCCGGGCCGGGAGCCTTCCGCCGCGCCCAGCGAGGATCTCCTGGCGGCGTTTCGTGCCGAGGGCCGGTAGGCGCCCACTCACGCATATGGCGAACAATCATTCCGCGCTGTGGTACTTCGAGCGTTTCGGGCTGCTCTCCGGGCTGTCCGACGATCAGAAGCTGTGCGTGGAGAGGCATGCCCGCATGCTGCACGTTCAGCGCGGGCAGGCAATCTATTTACCCGGCGACCCCAGCCAGCACGTGTATGTCGTAAAGGTCGGGGCGGTGAAGATCGTCGGAAGCTCGCCGGAAGGATCCGAGGTCATCCTGGCGCTCCTGATGCCGGGGGACATTCTCGGCGAGCTTGCGCTGCTCGGCGACGATGAGCCGCAGGAGCACCGGGCCGAAGCGGTGGACGATACCGTGCTCTGCGAGGTGCCGCGCGAGCTGATGTTCCGGCTGATCGAGGAAACGCCGGCGTTCGGCCGGCACGTGAGCAAGCTCGTCGGCCTGCGCCTCCGCACGTTCCGCACGCGCGTCGGAGAGCTGCTCGGAAAGAGCGCGCCCGCGCGCCTGGCCCACGCCATCCTCGAGCTTTCCGACCAGCACGGCATCCGCGACGGCGGGGGAGTGCTGCTCCCGCTGCGGCTCAGCCAGGGGGACTTGGGAAAGCTGGTGGGCCTCACACGCGAAACCGTGAACGGCATTCTCCAGGTCTGGCGCCACCAGGGCGTCATGGAGATGGATCGGCGGAGCATTCGTCTCCGCGATCCGGACCGGCTGCGGCGCGTCCGCTGACGCGGCTTCAGGAGGGCAACGATGTGGATAGACGGCATCCCGCCTTCAGACGCGACGGGGGCGTTGAAGGACATGTACGAGCGGATCGCGGGGGCCCGCGGAGGCGTCGCCGGGATTCACCAGGCGCAGTCGCTGAACCCGAAGGTGCTCGAGACCCATTTCCAGTTGTACAAAGCGCTGATGTTTCAACCCTCCCCGCTCTCGCGGGCCGACCGCGAAGCGCTGGCCGTGGCTGTCTCGCGCGCGAACTCGTGCGAGTACTGCGCGGCGCATCATGGTGCGGCGCTCGCTCAGCTCGGCGGCCCGTCGTCTCTGCCGCCGGAGGTGTTCGACTGGGCCGCGCGGCTGGCGCGCACGCCGGAGAAGATGTCGGCAGCCGATATCGCCACGCTGCGCGCGGCGGGCCTGTCGGACCGCGCGATCCTCGATGCCGTGTTGACGGTTGCGTATTTCTCGTTTGCCAATCGGTTGGTGATGGGGTTGGGGCTCGCGCTCGAGCCGGACTTTGAAGAAACCTGCCGGCCCAACCTCGGCGCTTCAGTCTGAAACTCGGCCGTTCGACCTCAGGCGGCGGCCGCGTAACGTTTGCGCGCGGCCCGAGACTCACAAAACCGGGGGATT
This window encodes:
- a CDS encoding Crp/Fnr family transcriptional regulator; its protein translation is MANNHSALWYFERFGLLSGLSDDQKLCVERHARMLHVQRGQAIYLPGDPSQHVYVVKVGAVKIVGSSPEGSEVILALLMPGDILGELALLGDDEPQEHRAEAVDDTVLCEVPRELMFRLIEETPAFGRHVSKLVGLRLRTFRTRVGELLGKSAPARLAHAILELSDQHGIRDGGGVLLPLRLSQGDLGKLVGLTRETVNGILQVWRHQGVMEMDRRSIRLRDPDRLRRVR
- a CDS encoding zf-HC2 domain-containing protein, translated to MLNCREITQRASGYLDGALPWHVRLEVRLHLMMCRFCREYVRQMALVMQALRRLPGREPSAAPSEDLLAAFRAEGR
- a CDS encoding carboxymuconolactone decarboxylase family protein, with protein sequence MWIDGIPPSDATGALKDMYERIAGARGGVAGIHQAQSLNPKVLETHFQLYKALMFQPSPLSRADREALAVAVSRANSCEYCAAHHGAALAQLGGPSSLPPEVFDWAARLARTPEKMSAADIATLRAAGLSDRAILDAVLTVAYFSFANRLVMGLGLALEPDFEETCRPNLGASV